A window of Terriglobus sp. RCC_193 contains these coding sequences:
- a CDS encoding YncE family protein, translating into MAAAQNTPNSALLVISKREHALAIVDPTNLKVIAKVPVGNDPHEVTASADGRTAYVSNYGSGAYHSLAVIDLVRHQPLTAIDLGALTGPHGLTFVDGKVWFTAEGAKVIGSYDPATSKVDLVLGTGQNRTHMIFVSPGSEHIITTNVSSGTVSLIDKQAVRMPGPPPGMTPPAGAPRPPQGGTRTDWNQTVVRVGNGSEGFDVSPDGREIWVANAQDSTISIIDPQNKSVVQTLQVNVAGANRLKFTPDGRRVLVSSLSGPDLTVLDAHTRQVEKRIAIGHGAAGIVMQPDGKRAYVACSPDNYVVVIDLNQLAVTGKFEVGDEPDGMTWAVRP; encoded by the coding sequence ATGGCCGCAGCGCAGAACACGCCAAATTCCGCCCTGCTGGTCATCTCCAAACGCGAACACGCATTGGCCATCGTGGATCCCACCAACCTGAAGGTGATCGCAAAGGTTCCCGTCGGTAATGACCCGCATGAAGTAACCGCTTCCGCCGATGGCCGCACTGCCTACGTGTCTAACTACGGCTCCGGGGCATATCACTCCCTTGCAGTCATCGATCTGGTGCGGCATCAGCCGCTCACCGCCATTGACCTCGGAGCTCTCACCGGGCCGCATGGACTGACATTTGTTGATGGCAAGGTGTGGTTCACCGCAGAAGGCGCCAAGGTGATCGGAAGCTACGATCCTGCTACCAGCAAAGTCGACCTTGTCCTGGGCACAGGGCAAAACCGCACGCACATGATTTTCGTCAGCCCCGGCAGCGAACACATCATCACCACCAACGTCAGTTCCGGCACGGTCAGCCTCATCGACAAACAGGCCGTTCGCATGCCCGGTCCTCCCCCGGGTATGACACCGCCTGCAGGTGCTCCGCGTCCTCCGCAGGGTGGGACGCGTACGGACTGGAATCAGACCGTGGTGCGCGTGGGCAATGGCTCTGAAGGCTTCGACGTTTCCCCTGACGGGCGTGAGATTTGGGTTGCCAATGCGCAGGACAGCACCATCTCCATCATCGACCCGCAGAACAAAAGCGTAGTGCAGACTCTGCAGGTGAATGTGGCTGGAGCAAACCGCCTGAAGTTCACACCCGATGGGCGTCGCGTACTGGTTTCAAGTTTGAGCGGCCCGGACCTCACCGTTCTGGATGCACACACCCGGCAGGTGGAAAAGCGTATAGCCATTGGCCACGGAGCTGCTGGCATCGTGATGCAGCCCGACGGCAAGCGCGCATATGTAGCCTGTTCGCCGGACAACTACGTCGTCGTCATCGACCTGAATCAACTCGCAGTCACAGGAAAATTTGAGGTAGGCGACGAGCCCGACGGAATGACCTGGGCCGTCCGTCCTTAG
- a CDS encoding FUSC family protein, which produces MAESIRKLISRFDWHKSEPLHALLCMPGLALPLIVGIHYGYPGTAALMVGGAQCVGFGSYQQPLFTRSGAMLAASFGIAISALVGALCRDNTVALLFTTILWAVLYAFSNSISTATAWVGQQCCIFLVISAAAPNTPGTTHDLLLSALLRGAGVLAGGLLQFSILWVFRLWLPEAHTKFSRHDFDPTRFQLAFLKEQLAPGSGTFQFALRMAVTAAVSVWIYHTQTWTSAYWIAMTALLLPKPEFVQTIARGLLRAAGTLIGAALCTLIVVEFHPSGMWLAFYVLAFQAATYLLNTVNYGAFAVTLTGYICFVLAVAHQPPREVLLHRVMATLIGTGIALSVHIAFRYGRRRLHIKPPTIHSLEGDSAP; this is translated from the coding sequence GTGGCTGAATCGATTCGCAAGCTGATCTCACGTTTTGACTGGCACAAGTCCGAACCGCTGCATGCGTTGCTCTGCATGCCGGGCCTTGCACTGCCGTTGATTGTGGGCATTCATTACGGCTATCCCGGTACCGCGGCGCTGATGGTGGGCGGCGCGCAGTGTGTGGGCTTCGGGTCGTATCAGCAGCCGCTGTTTACGCGGTCGGGAGCCATGCTGGCAGCATCGTTCGGGATTGCTATCTCTGCGCTGGTGGGTGCTTTGTGCCGCGACAATACAGTCGCGTTGTTGTTCACGACCATTCTTTGGGCAGTGTTGTATGCATTCTCCAACAGCATCAGCACTGCGACCGCGTGGGTGGGGCAGCAGTGCTGCATCTTCCTGGTGATCTCTGCGGCTGCTCCCAACACACCGGGAACCACGCATGACCTGCTGCTCTCTGCATTGCTGCGTGGCGCAGGTGTGCTGGCTGGTGGTCTGCTGCAATTTTCGATTTTATGGGTCTTCCGTTTATGGCTGCCGGAGGCGCATACAAAATTCAGCCGCCATGACTTTGATCCAACGCGATTTCAGTTGGCTTTTTTGAAAGAGCAGCTTGCGCCCGGCAGCGGCACATTTCAGTTTGCGCTGCGCATGGCGGTGACGGCTGCGGTATCCGTCTGGATCTATCACACGCAAACATGGACCAGCGCTTACTGGATCGCCATGACTGCATTGCTACTGCCTAAACCGGAGTTTGTGCAGACCATCGCGCGCGGTCTGCTGCGTGCTGCAGGAACGCTCATCGGTGCGGCTCTCTGCACGTTGATCGTCGTGGAATTTCATCCCAGCGGCATGTGGCTTGCGTTTTACGTTCTGGCTTTTCAGGCAGCCACGTATCTTTTGAACACAGTCAACTATGGTGCGTTCGCTGTCACCCTGACCGGCTATATCTGCTTTGTGCTGGCCGTTGCCCACCAGCCACCACGCGAGGTGTTGCTGCATCGCGTGATGGCCACGCTCATCGGTACTGGCATTGCGTTGAGCGTTCACATTGCGTTCCGTTACGGACGCAGGCGGCTGCACATTAAGCCGCCAACCATTCATTCGCTGGAAGGCGACTCCGCTCCCTGA
- a CDS encoding beta-propeller fold lactonase family protein: protein MRSSHSLLLSAGLLMVLTGCKSAPKTGTSSGPAPLTMDTAKGPRIYVTNEVSGELTVIDATTMTRLEQLKIGTRPRGIHAALDGKTLYIALSGTPIGGPGVDEDTLPPSDHSKDGIGVFDVAQNKLVKIIPGGSDPENFDLSKDGKKIYVSNEDESAVSIIDVDSGKIEATMKMGAQPEGVKTSPDGSFVYVTSEETGTISVVDPVKKKITATFKVGHRPRNVAFTPDGKTAYINAENDASVVVVDVASHKMVKTIEMGTPGQVKPMFVLLSPDASKLYVSTGRGGKVAAIDTATNIVAGDVAVGKRPWGIALSPDGKTLYSANGPSNDVSAVDLATLTVKAKAPSGGSPWGLVVLP, encoded by the coding sequence ATGCGCTCTTCGCATTCCCTTCTTCTCTCGGCAGGCCTTCTCATGGTGCTTACCGGCTGCAAGTCTGCTCCGAAAACCGGGACAAGTTCTGGCCCTGCGCCGTTGACCATGGATACGGCAAAGGGGCCGCGCATCTATGTGACGAATGAAGTCTCCGGCGAACTGACGGTGATTGACGCGACGACCATGACGCGGCTGGAGCAGTTGAAGATTGGCACGCGTCCGCGCGGCATTCACGCAGCTCTCGATGGCAAGACCCTCTACATCGCGCTCAGCGGTACTCCCATTGGGGGGCCCGGTGTGGATGAGGACACACTGCCACCCAGCGATCATTCGAAGGATGGCATTGGCGTCTTTGATGTGGCACAGAACAAGCTGGTGAAGATTATTCCCGGCGGCAGCGACCCGGAAAACTTCGATTTGAGCAAGGACGGCAAGAAGATTTACGTCTCCAATGAAGACGAGTCGGCAGTCTCCATCATCGACGTTGATTCCGGCAAGATTGAAGCCACCATGAAGATGGGCGCGCAGCCGGAAGGCGTAAAGACATCGCCGGATGGCAGCTTCGTCTATGTGACGAGCGAAGAGACGGGCACCATCTCTGTGGTGGATCCGGTGAAGAAGAAGATCACCGCGACCTTCAAAGTGGGCCACCGCCCGCGCAACGTCGCCTTCACTCCCGATGGCAAGACGGCTTATATCAACGCAGAGAACGATGCTTCTGTGGTGGTTGTCGACGTTGCCTCGCACAAGATGGTGAAGACGATTGAGATGGGTACGCCGGGACAGGTGAAGCCCATGTTTGTGCTGCTGTCGCCGGATGCCTCCAAGCTTTACGTTTCCACCGGTCGTGGCGGCAAGGTTGCCGCCATTGATACCGCGACCAATATTGTTGCCGGGGACGTTGCCGTGGGCAAACGTCCGTGGGGCATCGCGTTGTCGCCCGATGGCAAGACTCTGTATAGCGCCAATGGCCCATCGAACGACGTGAGTGCCGTCGATCTGGCTACGCTTACCGTCAAGGCCAAGGCTCCTTCCGGCGGCAGCCCGTGGGGGCTGGTGGTACTGCCGTAA
- a CDS encoding RNA polymerase sigma factor: protein MSFLSSSTDGFFDASATLISAEETAALQSEVLSLYDTLHSRLLRYAVSFGLSVPDGEDVLQEVFLALFRHLRAGRSRENLPGWVYRTTHNLSLKRRASIHAEQRITVVETDAEMEVSDHQPDPEETVLFQERQQRLRAVVEALTETDRMCLLLRSDGLRYREIASTLGISLGSVAASLARSFDRLQRMEQR, encoded by the coding sequence ATGTCGTTTCTTTCCAGCAGCACGGACGGTTTTTTTGACGCCTCCGCGACACTCATCTCCGCGGAGGAGACGGCTGCGCTGCAGTCGGAAGTGCTTTCGCTGTACGACACGCTGCACAGCCGCTTGCTGCGCTATGCCGTTTCGTTTGGACTGTCTGTCCCAGACGGCGAAGACGTACTGCAGGAAGTCTTCCTTGCCCTGTTCCGTCATTTGCGAGCTGGACGTTCGCGCGAAAACCTTCCGGGATGGGTGTATCGCACCACGCACAATCTCTCTCTGAAACGACGTGCCAGCATTCATGCAGAGCAAAGGATCACCGTCGTGGAAACCGACGCGGAGATGGAAGTAAGCGACCATCAGCCCGACCCGGAAGAAACCGTACTTTTTCAGGAGCGCCAACAACGCCTGCGTGCGGTGGTGGAAGCACTGACAGAGACCGACCGCATGTGCCTGCTGCTGCGTTCAGACGGCCTGCGTTACCGTGAGATTGCTTCCACGCTGGGCATCTCGCTTGGCAGCGTAGCGGCATCTTTGGCGCGATCGTTCGATCGGCTGCAAAGAATGGAGCAGCGATGA
- a CDS encoding substrate-binding domain-containing protein, with translation MANASRTRLSVNEIALAIALLLEVLFFAAAAPSFATWGNFFEVLRFSVELGLLAVALTPILITGGIDLSVGSTIGITAVLFGVMTQSAHWPTGIAIVLSLLFGLVAGGINAALIAGLRLPPLIVTLGTYSLYRGIAEGITHGAVSFTGFSPAFLHFGQGYFLKVIPVQLPLFLLVVAAYWVLLHRSVIGRALYAIGFNAEGARYAGIPVRKRIALIYVLSGLVAALAGIIYVAHLGLAKSDLGTGYELQAIAAIVLGGTSVFGGRGTIFGSLLGLFFLSVLQNGMHLMALPSELNGVLTGVLLLLIVSVDQLRRKKASSETAAAKRTPLIAIAVVALLALGVFFAMRAERGGNAQQLTIAVMPKAKGDPYFISARAGAEEAAKELHVNMIWDGPTSLDASQQNELVENWITRGVNAIVVAVENKGSISTVLRKAREHGIAVLTWDADAQPDARDYFLNQATPEGIGTALADEAALLLPQGGDYAIVTGALSAENQNDWIRNIKARVAAAHPNLRLATIQPSDDDRDKAFSATQTILKAYPQVKMVIAISAPAVPGAAEAVQQSGRPGVNVIGLSLPSICRTYIHRGTVQAIYLWNTKDLGYLTVYAGAMKAEGKIPTNATTFHAGRLGDLTVQGSEIILGKPLKIDRNNVDQLQF, from the coding sequence TTGGCTAACGCATCGCGCACTCGTCTTTCTGTGAATGAAATTGCGCTGGCGATCGCGCTGTTGTTGGAGGTTCTTTTCTTCGCGGCGGCTGCACCGAGCTTCGCTACGTGGGGCAACTTCTTTGAAGTGCTGCGCTTCTCAGTGGAGCTTGGGCTGCTGGCGGTTGCGCTGACGCCCATCCTGATCACGGGCGGTATTGATCTTTCAGTCGGTTCCACCATCGGTATCACCGCAGTTTTGTTTGGTGTGATGACGCAGAGCGCACACTGGCCCACAGGCATTGCGATTGTGTTGTCGCTGCTGTTTGGGCTTGTGGCAGGTGGCATCAACGCCGCGCTGATTGCAGGGCTTCGGCTGCCGCCGCTCATCGTTACGCTGGGAACGTATTCGCTGTATCGCGGTATTGCGGAAGGCATTACACATGGCGCGGTGAGCTTCACCGGCTTCTCACCTGCATTTTTACACTTTGGACAGGGATATTTTCTGAAGGTGATCCCAGTACAACTGCCGCTGTTTTTGCTGGTAGTGGCTGCGTACTGGGTGCTGTTGCATCGTTCCGTGATTGGCCGTGCGCTGTATGCGATTGGGTTCAATGCAGAGGGTGCGCGCTATGCCGGCATCCCTGTGCGCAAACGCATTGCGTTGATCTATGTTCTGTCTGGATTGGTGGCGGCGCTTGCCGGGATTATTTACGTTGCGCATCTTGGACTGGCAAAGTCCGACCTTGGCACCGGTTATGAGTTGCAGGCGATTGCAGCAATTGTTTTAGGAGGCACGAGCGTTTTTGGCGGTCGAGGCACTATTTTCGGATCGTTGCTTGGGTTGTTCTTCCTGAGTGTGCTGCAGAACGGTATGCACCTGATGGCGCTGCCCAGTGAATTAAATGGTGTGCTGACCGGTGTGCTTCTGTTGCTGATTGTTTCTGTGGATCAGCTTCGCAGGAAGAAGGCTTCGTCGGAAACAGCGGCGGCAAAACGCACACCGCTGATTGCCATTGCTGTGGTTGCGCTACTGGCGTTGGGCGTCTTCTTTGCGATGCGTGCGGAGCGCGGTGGCAATGCGCAGCAACTTACTATCGCTGTCATGCCCAAGGCAAAGGGCGATCCTTACTTCATCAGCGCTCGCGCTGGTGCGGAAGAAGCCGCGAAAGAGCTGCACGTGAACATGATCTGGGATGGGCCTACGAGTCTGGATGCGTCGCAGCAGAACGAACTGGTTGAAAACTGGATTACGCGTGGTGTGAACGCGATTGTGGTTGCCGTTGAAAACAAGGGAAGCATCTCCACGGTGTTGCGCAAGGCGCGTGAACATGGAATCGCTGTGTTGACGTGGGATGCTGATGCGCAACCTGATGCGCGCGATTACTTCCTGAACCAGGCCACACCGGAAGGCATTGGCACAGCGCTTGCCGATGAAGCAGCGTTGTTACTGCCGCAGGGGGGCGACTACGCCATCGTCACCGGAGCATTGAGTGCGGAGAACCAGAACGATTGGATTCGCAACATCAAGGCGCGTGTTGCGGCGGCACATCCGAATTTGCGACTGGCTACCATTCAGCCCAGCGATGATGATCGCGACAAAGCATTCAGCGCGACGCAGACGATCCTGAAGGCATATCCGCAGGTGAAGATGGTGATTGCTATTTCTGCGCCTGCTGTGCCGGGAGCGGCAGAAGCCGTGCAGCAATCTGGCCGCCCTGGTGTCAACGTGATTGGACTTTCACTGCCGAGCATCTGCCGTACCTACATTCATCGCGGTACGGTGCAGGCGATCTATCTATGGAATACGAAGGATCTGGGCTACCTGACTGTGTATGCCGGAGCCATGAAGGCAGAAGGAAAGATTCCAACCAACGCCACGACGTTCCATGCCGGACGCCTGGGCGACCTGACGGTGCAGGGGAGTGAAATCATTCTGGGCAAGCCGCTGAAGATCGATCGCAACAATGTCGATCAGTTGCAGTTCTAA
- a CDS encoding anti-sigma factor: MNVPHLSDETLLLLMDGELPYPQEAAAIEHLCQCATCRQRRDAFTGLLAEVTVLEPHVAPPDTVRESLAQRIAVTAEARRPAWLRPRLLMKTAAVLLLGVGALAYRHFYALPQNAMVSYEETGPEPNHSITPGSVRNAELSELCIMPDDNLDPVVTPQKQHAIFAAYGLDDRASRAYQVDYLINPQLGGNDEFQNLWPEPYHATVWNAQAKDALETRLHGMVCSGQISLEEAQQAIATDWIGAYKKTFHADRPVRVQAAIDSPSESSDVK, encoded by the coding sequence ATGAACGTTCCTCACCTTTCCGACGAGACGCTCCTGCTCCTGATGGATGGCGAACTGCCGTACCCTCAGGAAGCCGCTGCAATAGAACATCTGTGCCAATGCGCAACATGCCGCCAGCGCCGCGATGCCTTTACCGGATTACTTGCTGAAGTCACCGTTCTGGAACCGCACGTCGCACCGCCCGATACCGTACGCGAAAGTCTCGCACAGCGTATCGCGGTAACAGCGGAGGCGCGTCGTCCCGCATGGCTGCGTCCGCGCCTTCTGATGAAGACTGCCGCAGTTCTGTTGCTGGGAGTTGGTGCGCTGGCCTATCGCCATTTTTATGCGCTGCCGCAAAACGCGATGGTCTCCTACGAGGAAACCGGTCCGGAGCCGAACCACAGCATCACACCGGGATCGGTTCGCAACGCCGAGTTATCGGAACTGTGCATCATGCCCGATGACAATCTCGACCCGGTCGTAACACCGCAAAAACAACATGCAATCTTTGCGGCATATGGATTGGATGATCGAGCCTCCCGTGCTTACCAGGTGGACTACCTCATCAACCCGCAGCTTGGCGGCAACGATGAGTTTCAGAACCTGTGGCCCGAACCGTACCACGCTACCGTATGGAACGCTCAGGCCAAAGACGCTTTGGAAACACGTCTGCACGGCATGGTCTGCAGCGGCCAGATCAGCCTGGAAGAAGCGCAACAAGCGATTGCGACCGACTGGATCGGCGCTTACAAGAAAACCTTCCACGCAGACCGCCCCGTTCGCGTACAGGCCGCCATCGATTCCCCATCCGAATCCAGCGACGTGAAATAG
- a CDS encoding cytochrome c, producing MMRPTLTLSLLAVTLTFTAGAHAQLSEAATHGKATFDSKCALCHNADSTDKKIGPGLKGLYAHGVLADGTTKVTDATVTERIENGKVPMPPFKDQLKPEEIKELVEYLKTL from the coding sequence ATGATGCGACCGACCCTGACTCTTTCGCTCCTTGCCGTTACGCTGACCTTCACCGCAGGTGCCCACGCTCAGTTGAGCGAGGCCGCAACCCACGGCAAGGCCACCTTTGATTCGAAGTGTGCCCTGTGCCACAACGCTGACAGCACCGACAAGAAGATCGGGCCGGGACTGAAAGGCCTGTATGCACACGGCGTCCTGGCCGACGGCACTACTAAAGTGACCGACGCCACCGTTACGGAGCGCATTGAAAACGGCAAAGTTCCCATGCCGCCGTTCAAAGACCAGTTGAAACCGGAAGAGATCAAGGAACTGGTGGAGTATCTGAAGACGCTGTAA
- a CDS encoding TonB-dependent receptor, protein MYGYQRTAFLLAGLTLSQACVIATAQSSAGSLRLHVRDSSGAAISAKGTLYGPTGGHSQAVEAASDGSLQVSDLAPGRYTLDLSQPGFATRRSSFVVRPGTTIAQDIILTVGGVNTTVDVIASTPIGALNVSLKDVPVPVQTLSAQTLLDTNAIDLTDAMKRRLNGVYVNENQNNPFQPDVNYRGYTASPLVGSPAGLSVYLDGVRQNQPFGDVVQWDLIPKVAISSMELIPGSNPLYGLNTLGGAIAVQTKDGIANQGFVISGYGGSFGRRAVDAEYGGSKGAWNWFAAGTLYHEDGWRTLSPSSVRQGFAKLGYAQGGTLVSLSGGYAINNLTGNGTQDFRAIHRTTGLNHGYNSVYSIPDVTYQHQPFFTLNVTQAVSGSVTINANAYVRSTRQNTTNGDVNDNSFDQSLYTLSNGDKTALTNAGIAFPTTPQNATTVPYPYLRCIAQTLQKDEPYEKCTGVDTDTVTRQHAAGFSGVLNWNTAHNKLSVGAGFDRGGLTFQQSGQYGYLNSDGISITRVNAFLDSSYTDDDGAVLDNRVNLHGTTTTPSFFVTDTFSLNKWVLNVGGRYNHTSIHNVDRIPPASYRGTLTGVNNYQRFNPTAGVVYKASSLLNAYFNYDESSRAPTSTELGCADPDFPCSLPNALVSDPPLKQVVSRTYEFGFRGNPDGRYRWSAGYFHTNNYDDLLFVAAQTTGYGYFQNFGKTRRQGVEASASAHLRKLDAGAAYTYLQATYQSSQTIEADSNSSNSNALSGEKGVADGGLINIKPGNYIPQVPQHMFKLYSDYHPLRKLGISADFNLISSSYVRGNENNQHQADGVYYLGSGKSPGFGVVNLGSSYNITSHFQLFAQINNLLNRHYYTAGQLSTTPYDSNGNFVGRPFAANASGDYAVRNTTYLAPGAPIAVFGGLRVTLGKR, encoded by the coding sequence ATGTACGGATATCAACGCACTGCTTTTCTGCTGGCAGGATTAACTCTGTCCCAGGCCTGCGTCATCGCTACGGCACAATCGTCTGCCGGTAGTCTTCGTCTCCACGTTCGCGACTCTTCCGGGGCCGCCATTTCGGCGAAAGGCACTCTGTACGGGCCTACGGGGGGACATTCGCAAGCCGTGGAGGCAGCATCGGATGGCTCACTGCAGGTCAGCGATCTGGCTCCCGGGCGCTACACCCTGGACCTCTCACAGCCGGGCTTCGCAACGCGACGGAGTAGCTTCGTTGTGAGGCCGGGCACAACAATCGCGCAGGACATCATCCTGACCGTGGGCGGCGTGAACACTACGGTCGACGTCATTGCATCCACTCCGATCGGTGCATTGAATGTGTCGTTGAAGGATGTGCCGGTGCCGGTCCAGACGCTCTCCGCACAGACGCTGCTGGATACCAACGCCATTGATCTTACGGATGCCATGAAGCGCCGTCTGAACGGCGTCTACGTCAATGAGAACCAGAACAACCCGTTTCAGCCAGATGTGAACTACCGTGGCTATACGGCGTCGCCGCTCGTGGGATCGCCTGCAGGACTGTCTGTGTATCTGGATGGCGTGCGCCAGAATCAGCCCTTCGGTGATGTGGTGCAGTGGGATCTGATTCCCAAGGTCGCCATCAGTTCCATGGAGCTGATACCCGGCTCGAACCCGCTGTATGGTCTCAATACTCTTGGCGGTGCTATTGCTGTGCAGACCAAGGACGGTATTGCGAATCAGGGCTTTGTGATCTCAGGTTATGGCGGCTCTTTCGGCCGACGCGCGGTGGATGCTGAATACGGTGGCAGCAAGGGGGCATGGAACTGGTTTGCTGCGGGCACGCTGTATCACGAGGATGGCTGGCGTACTCTTTCGCCGTCCAGTGTGCGTCAGGGCTTTGCCAAGCTGGGTTATGCGCAGGGGGGAACGCTGGTGTCGTTGTCCGGCGGTTATGCCATTAACAATTTGACCGGCAATGGTACGCAGGATTTTCGGGCCATCCATCGCACCACAGGTTTGAATCATGGCTATAACAGCGTCTATTCCATTCCCGACGTCACCTATCAACATCAGCCTTTCTTTACGCTGAACGTGACGCAGGCGGTCTCCGGTTCTGTGACGATCAACGCGAATGCATACGTTCGCTCTACACGCCAGAACACCACGAACGGCGACGTCAATGACAATAGTTTTGACCAGTCGCTGTATACGCTAAGCAACGGAGACAAGACCGCGCTGACGAACGCCGGCATTGCCTTCCCGACCACACCGCAGAACGCTACCACCGTACCGTACCCGTATCTCCGCTGCATTGCGCAGACTCTGCAAAAGGACGAGCCATACGAAAAGTGCACCGGCGTGGATACGGATACAGTTACCCGCCAACATGCTGCCGGTTTCAGCGGCGTTTTGAACTGGAACACGGCTCATAACAAGTTGTCTGTGGGGGCCGGATTTGACCGCGGTGGCCTGACCTTCCAGCAATCCGGGCAATATGGCTATCTGAACTCCGACGGCATCAGCATTACCCGTGTGAATGCATTTCTGGATAGTTCTTATACCGATGACGATGGCGCCGTTCTGGATAATCGCGTGAACCTGCACGGCACCACAACGACTCCCAGCTTCTTCGTGACGGATACCTTCAGCCTGAACAAGTGGGTGCTGAACGTGGGTGGCCGCTACAACCACACGAGCATTCACAATGTAGATCGCATACCGCCAGCCAGCTATCGCGGTACGCTGACCGGCGTGAATAACTATCAGCGTTTCAATCCAACGGCCGGGGTGGTGTACAAGGCCAGCAGCCTGCTGAACGCTTACTTCAACTATGACGAAAGCAGCCGCGCTCCAACATCCACGGAGCTTGGCTGCGCCGACCCGGACTTCCCCTGCTCGCTGCCGAATGCGCTGGTCAGCGATCCCCCGTTGAAGCAGGTGGTTAGCCGTACGTATGAGTTCGGCTTCCGCGGCAACCCGGACGGACGTTATCGCTGGTCCGCCGGATACTTCCACACCAACAACTATGATGACCTGCTCTTCGTGGCGGCACAGACCACCGGCTACGGCTACTTTCAGAACTTTGGCAAGACACGTCGCCAGGGCGTGGAAGCGTCGGCATCGGCTCATCTGCGTAAGCTGGACGCGGGCGCGGCGTATACCTATCTGCAGGCGACCTACCAGAGCTCGCAGACAATTGAAGCAGACAGCAATAGCAGCAACAGCAATGCACTGAGTGGCGAAAAGGGTGTGGCGGACGGTGGTCTCATCAACATTAAGCCGGGCAACTACATTCCGCAGGTGCCGCAGCACATGTTCAAGCTCTACTCGGATTACCACCCACTGCGGAAGCTGGGCATCAGTGCGGACTTCAACCTCATCAGCTCAAGCTATGTTCGCGGCAACGAGAATAATCAGCATCAGGCTGATGGCGTGTACTACCTGGGCAGTGGTAAGAGCCCCGGTTTTGGCGTGGTGAACCTTGGTTCCAGCTACAACATCACCTCGCACTTCCAATTGTTTGCGCAAATCAACAACCTGCTGAACCGCCACTACTACACGGCTGGCCAGCTTTCCACCACGCCGTATGATAGCAACGGTAACTTTGTTGGTCGCCCTTTCGCTGCGAATGCTTCAGGCGATTATGCCGTGCGTAACACGACGTACCTTGCACCGGGAGCACCGATCGCGGTATTTGGCGGCTTGCGTGTAACGCTGGGCAAACGTTAA
- a CDS encoding KdsC family phosphatase, with the protein MDAELKARAEKIKVIVFDVDGVLTDGTLWFIPTGKREDGFISSVEMKGFSAHDGLGIGIGRIAGLRFGAITKRSSDTVAVRLRDLKVEFIHQGSQQKMDAIRQIMQEGDVTLEEICYVGDDIIDLPAMRAVGLAIATWNARDAVKAVSHYVTSHAGGHGAGRDAIELVLEAKGVLADAIEDYLREAGGVRDIGHGVQ; encoded by the coding sequence ATGGATGCGGAACTGAAAGCGCGCGCAGAAAAGATCAAAGTTATTGTGTTTGATGTGGATGGGGTTCTGACAGACGGGACCCTGTGGTTTATCCCCACCGGCAAACGTGAGGATGGCTTCATTAGCAGCGTAGAGATGAAGGGATTTTCGGCCCATGATGGCCTGGGTATTGGCATTGGCCGTATTGCGGGTTTGCGTTTTGGCGCCATCACCAAACGCAGCAGCGACACGGTAGCCGTGCGTCTGCGCGATCTGAAGGTGGAGTTTATCCACCAGGGATCACAGCAGAAGATGGACGCCATTCGCCAGATCATGCAGGAAGGCGATGTAACTCTGGAGGAGATCTGCTACGTCGGCGATGACATTATTGATCTGCCTGCGATGCGTGCTGTTGGGCTTGCCATTGCAACGTGGAATGCGCGTGATGCCGTAAAGGCTGTCTCGCATTACGTAACATCCCACGCCGGTGGCCATGGTGCGGGTCGCGATGCGATTGAACTGGTGCTGGAAGCGAAAGGCGTACTCGCCGATGCGATCGAAGACTATCTGCGCGAAGCCGGTGGTGTGCGCGACATCGGTCACGGTGTGCAGTAA
- a CDS encoding ferritin-like domain-containing protein: MKIFSANIKSLTELYNTELRKALDMEETIVKALPAMINNSTDEQLKQGLTSHLQESEQHVDRVKALLRGFEDSGSKRCKVIHTLVSEAEDSMKDASDADVRDIAIIGAAQQVEHHEIAVYGTLKSWARILGRIEDVSLIELIERDEKHADKLLSDISDRVNTVAPTAKAA, from the coding sequence ATGAAGATTTTTTCCGCGAACATCAAATCATTGACCGAACTCTACAACACGGAATTGCGTAAGGCGCTCGATATGGAAGAAACCATCGTGAAGGCCTTGCCTGCCATGATTAACAACTCCACAGACGAACAGTTGAAACAAGGATTGACGTCGCATTTGCAGGAGAGTGAACAGCACGTGGACCGCGTGAAAGCGCTTCTTCGCGGCTTCGAAGACTCCGGCTCGAAGAGATGCAAGGTTATTCACACACTTGTCTCCGAAGCAGAAGACAGCATGAAAGACGCCAGCGATGCTGACGTGCGTGACATTGCCATCATTGGTGCCGCGCAGCAGGTGGAGCACCATGAGATTGCTGTTTACGGCACGCTGAAATCGTGGGCGCGCATTCTTGGCCGCATAGAGGATGTGTCTTTAATTGAACTGATTGAGCGCGATGAGAAACATGCCGACAAACTGCTGAGCGATATCAGCGATCGTGTAAACACCGTGGCACCAACAGCAAAGGCCGCCTGA